CTCAACCACCTGTTATACCGAAATGGCGGCAGAAAAAATCCGCGATTGTATTGGTGCTGAATTAATTGAGCTGCGTAACATTAAAGAAGCAGAGATCAGTGAAATGAACCAATTTGATATGTTGATTTTAGGTATTTCGACATGGGATTTTGGTGAACTACAAGAAGATTGGGAAGCAGTTTGGCAACAACTTGATGGCTTAACTCTCACCAATAAAACCGTTGCATTATTTGGTCTTGGCGATCAAGAAGGCTATACCGAATGGTTCCTTGATGCGATGGGTATGCTGCATGACAAATTACTCGAAGCTGGCGTGCAATTTATCGGTTACTGGCCTAACGATGACAGTTACCAATTTGAAGCATCAAAGGCACTCACCGAAGACAAGCAATTCTTTGTTGGTCTTGCGCTTGATGAAGATTCACAATACGAACACTCCGATCAACGTATCACTCAGTGGTGCGAGCAGATCATGCTTGAGTATGCAGAAACGCTATAACCGCAGTAAAAACCCACCCAATAAAAAAGGGATGCTCATAGCATCCCTTTTCTCTATCTATCACATATTACGCAAGTTTATCTTGGTGTGAGCCCATCGCTTTACCACCAATAAAGCGTGTGATCACCAATGCCACTAATGTTGGTAGTACCCAAGCCATGCCGTAGTTAAATAACGGTAGACTGCTAAACATCGAAACATCGAATTTTAAGTACTTAGCTACATCAATCATACTGAAGATGAAAGAAACCAATAACACCACACGGTAAGCCAAACGTGGATTTGGTAACCATTTGCGAACCAATGTGAGTGCAACCAACGCAATCGCCACAGGATATAGTGCAAATAATACTGGCACCGATAGAGCAATCAGCTGATTTAGACCAACGTTCGCCACTACAGCACAAATCACCGCTAATACTACAGCCCACTTTTTGTAAGACATCGGAGTTAATGAGCTAAAGTAATCGGCACACGCACTGATCAAACCAATTGCCGTGGTTAAACATGCCAGTAAAACAATCGCAGATAAGATCACCTGACCAGGTGCACCAAACAGTGCCATTACATAAGCCGTTAGAATCACACCACCATTGCCAGCATTAGGTGCAACCGTTGAACTAGTTGCACCCAAGTAGAATAGTGAAATATAAACAAACGCTAAACCTGCTGCGGCAATTAAGTCAAGCATAAATAAGGTAGGTACACGTTGTTTTCTCATCGCTGATCCCTTTACTGCGGATCACATCAACAATCAACATACCAAACATCAATGCCGCAAAAGTATCCATGGTGTTATAACCTTCAAGGAAACCTTTGGTAAACGCTTGTGTTGCGTACTCACCTTGTGCCGCCACAATGCTTGCTTGTGGGTTCACAAATACTGCAATTGCTAATACGGCAAGAACAATAAATAAAGCAGGAGTTAAAAACTTACCAATCATGTCGATAAGCTTACCGCGAGACCAAGCAAAAAAGAGAGCAATCGCGAAAAAGATCACTGAAAAAGTCGTTAAGCTTGCTTGACCAGCACCTGCTGATAAAAACGGTTTCACTGCCATTTCATAAGCCACTAACCCTGTACGGGGTGCAGCGAATGCAGGACCGATAATAATAAAGATCAACACTGCCATTAATGTGGCAACTTTTGACGGTAAATCGCGGGTTAAGCCCTGCCAACCACCACCAGCCATGGCTACAGCAATAATACCAACTAGAGGTAAACCAACCGCTGTTACCAAAAATCCTGACATGGCAGAAAGCATATTTTCACCTACTAGCTGCCCTGCTAGTGGTGGAAAGATAATATTACCTGCGCCTAGAAAGAACGCGAAAGTCATAAAGCCTAACGCTATAATGTCTGTTACTTTGAGTGTCTTTTTCAAACTGCACCTTCCACTCGTTTATGGGTTATGTATTGTGTCTGCTTTTTTTATAATTCTCTGTATTGGTTACACACTGCAAAAGATATAACCAACGAAAGCATAATGGATAAAAACTACACCCTTGGCAATAGCGTAGAAATAAACACCATATAATCCATAAACAGAGCGTAAAATGTAGAATATAAAACCAATTAAATACAAATAATTAGAATATAAAATCAACCCATTACCAAAGATTAAAATATAAACCAAAAACCAAACAAATAGAACAACATTTTAGCAACAATAAAAGCACCATAATGAAACATCACTTGCAGTTATGGTTATATAAAAATCACTCAATCATTCAATCTGCTTATAATGCTTTGTTTGGTAAAGAAAAAGGATCGGGAATGTCTCGCGGCTTTAGCTTTAAACAATTTCACGTTAATGATTACGGCTGCGGTATGCCTGTTAGCACCGACGGCGTATTACTCGGCGCATGGGCTGCGCTACCACAACAAGGAAGATTGCTTGATATCGGAACAGGGAGCGGCTTGCTAGCATTAATTGCAGCACAAAGAGCACCAATACTATCTATTGAAGCGATTGAAATTGATCCACAAGCTGCCAATGCTGCTCGACAGAACTTTGCAGCCTCACCTTGGCATGAACGCTTACACTGTATTGAACAAGACATCACTTTATGGCTGCAAAGCCAACCGAGTAAGAGTGTTGATGGGATCATTTGTAACCCCCCCTATTTTAACTTTGGTCAACAAGCAGAATCGCAACATCGTGCTACCGCGCGTCATACTGATACCTTCACGCATCAGCAACTATTACACACCCTTGAATACCTATTAACCGAACAAGGGATTGCGAACATTATTCTGCCAACTTACGAA
The sequence above is a segment of the Photobacterium leiognathi genome. Coding sequences within it:
- the fldB gene encoding flavodoxin FldB — translated: MKIGLFYGSTTCYTEMAAEKIRDCIGAELIELRNIKEAEISEMNQFDMLILGISTWDFGELQEDWEAVWQQLDGLTLTNKTVALFGLGDQEGYTEWFLDAMGMLHDKLLEAGVQFIGYWPNDDSYQFEASKALTEDKQFFVGLALDEDSQYEHSDQRITQWCEQIMLEYAETL
- a CDS encoding tRNA1(Val) (adenine(37)-N6)-methyltransferase produces the protein MSRGFSFKQFHVNDYGCGMPVSTDGVLLGAWAALPQQGRLLDIGTGSGLLALIAAQRAPILSIEAIEIDPQAANAARQNFAASPWHERLHCIEQDITLWLQSQPSKSVDGIICNPPYFNFGQQAESQHRATARHTDTFTHQQLLHTLEYLLTEQGIANIILPTYEGECLIAAAKAFNLHCIARCDVQTTEKKTPIRLLLQLSKKQQTCLSQHICIHKDGDYSKEFKALTKDFYLKM